A single window of Phycisphaerae bacterium DNA harbors:
- a CDS encoding DUF2752 domain-containing protein, whose translation MQRKPSSDRCSLEARALVLPSSADSTRTRFVAALVLAGGAAILSLAAAVRPDPSGMGTHRQFGLPPCSMVVLTGHPCPTCGMTTAFAHVVRGHLLSALGAQPAGAILALATLASVLMAARALVTGRAPRLPLWLTRWDLVPMLIVALILLGWGVKIAMLVLNGEGGA comes from the coding sequence ATGCAGCGCAAACCCTCGTCCGATCGATGCAGCCTGGAAGCCCGAGCCCTGGTCCTGCCGTCTTCGGCGGACTCCACGCGGACGAGATTCGTGGCGGCGCTCGTTCTCGCCGGGGGCGCCGCAATCCTATCCCTCGCGGCGGCGGTTCGCCCCGACCCGAGCGGCATGGGCACACATCGCCAGTTCGGATTGCCCCCGTGCAGCATGGTCGTGCTCACGGGTCATCCCTGCCCGACCTGCGGCATGACCACGGCATTTGCCCACGTCGTGCGGGGACATTTGCTCTCCGCCTTGGGCGCGCAACCGGCGGGCGCGATCCTGGCCTTGGCGACGCTTGCGTCCGTCCTCATGGCGGCCCGCGCGCTGGTTACGGGACGCGCACCCAGATTGCCCTTGTGGCTGACCCGCTGGGACCTGGTTCCCATGCTGATCGTTGCGTTGATCCTTCTGGGCTGGGGCGTCAAGATTGCCATGTTGGTCCTGAACGGTGAAGGCGGCGCCTGA
- a CDS encoding succinate dehydrogenase — MSDSSTASVSFGQKYYFLIRRLHSLTGIIPIGFFLIFHLVSNSMVLAPSEPPGAEFQRQVERIHELGALVVPLEVTFIFLPLLFHGILGIQIWLTGKSNTQYYGYGANVRYTLQRVTGIIAFVFIFYHVWQMHWLGKPLGGGVFDAHEAASTTAGAIQSAWWVAPFYFVGILCAVYHFANGIWTALITWGVTIRPASQRVSGYICATIGILLGAVGLGALGGFVTFKTSDDHRPTSVATQEVSATQSSLVDHPAAQRTSTP; from the coding sequence GTGTCGGACAGTTCCACGGCCTCGGTTTCCTTCGGACAGAAGTACTACTTCCTGATTCGCAGACTCCACTCGCTCACGGGGATCATCCCGATCGGCTTCTTCCTGATCTTCCATCTCGTGAGCAACAGCATGGTGCTGGCTCCGTCCGAGCCGCCGGGCGCGGAGTTCCAGCGGCAGGTGGAACGAATTCACGAGCTCGGGGCGCTGGTCGTCCCCCTGGAAGTCACCTTCATCTTTCTTCCGCTGCTGTTCCATGGAATACTGGGGATCCAGATCTGGCTGACCGGCAAATCGAACACGCAGTATTACGGCTACGGCGCGAATGTCCGCTATACGCTCCAGCGCGTCACGGGCATCATCGCGTTCGTCTTCATTTTCTACCACGTGTGGCAGATGCACTGGCTGGGCAAGCCGCTGGGCGGCGGGGTGTTTGATGCGCACGAGGCGGCCTCCACGACAGCGGGAGCGATTCAATCCGCCTGGTGGGTCGCCCCGTTCTACTTCGTGGGCATCCTTTGCGCGGTGTACCACTTCGCCAACGGCATCTGGACGGCGCTGATCACCTGGGGCGTTACCATTCGGCCCGCGTCGCAGCGGGTATCGGGATACATTTGCGCCACGATCGGCATTCTTCTGGGAGCCGTCGGACTGGGCGCGCTGGGCGGGTTCGTCACGTTCAAGACGTCGGACGACCATCGACCGACGTCGGTCGCCACGCAGGAGGTAAGTGCCACGCAGTCGTCGTTGGTGGATCATCCGGCAGCGCAGAGGACATCCACTCCGTAG